From a single Salvelinus namaycush isolate Seneca chromosome 14, SaNama_1.0, whole genome shotgun sequence genomic region:
- the ctnnbip1 gene encoding beta-catenin-interacting protein 1, with product MNREEAPGKSPEEMYVQQKVRVLLMLKKMGSNLTPSEEAFLRNYAGVVNAQMSQLPQHNIDQGAEDVVMAFSRQETEDRRQ from the exons ATGAACCGTGAGGAGGCCCCAGGGAAGTCTCCTGAAGAGATGTACGTCCAGCAAAAGGTGCGGGTCCTGCTCATGCTGAAGAAGATGGGATCAAAT CTGACGCCGAGTGAGGAGGCGTTTCTACGGAATTACGCAGGTGTGGTCAACGCTCAGATGAGCCAGCTACCACAGCACAACATAGACCAGG GTGCGGAGGATGTGGTGATGGCTTTTTCACGACAAGAAACCGAAGACCGGCGGCAGTGA